The sequence below is a genomic window from Vespula pensylvanica isolate Volc-1 chromosome 1, ASM1446617v1, whole genome shotgun sequence.
ataatatataatataataatattataataatataataatgagaataatgataaaaaggagaaatagaaaaagaaatatatatacttatattatataaaatgatatctgCTATATAAGTATTCTAATATTCGTatcaattacatttattatattaaatgcatttatatcgtataataaatacataccaGATTGCATCACGAATTACTGCAACAAGCATGTTACTATTAAAGAAGAACATGAATACAATATAAGAGAATGAAAAGTGTGAGTTCActgcttatttattattctaaccAAACTAACCTAATTGTTATGTTACGTGCGAACGCACAACGGACATAATATTCCTCGTTTGCACTtgtaattcatattttgtctACAACTGTCGCTGAAATCACAGCGAGAGTTCATGTCTTGAAAAAGACGATGAACTGTTTTAAGATAAGATACATATTCTCTATTAGTCAAAACTATCTGCTTGATAATATGTATGATatggatataaaaagaaaaaaattaattctttattatcgaGAAGAGGTTAGAAATAgtagaatataagaaaattaaagataagaCTTTCATATTCGCTGATAAAGTAGAGCAAACATATTCGCGTCAATATTAAAACGTTACCGACTCGAAAGAAGAATGTTGGTAAAGAAGAAATCTACCGCGACTACAGCGACATGAAATAACAAAGTTAGGGAAACTTTCGGTCATTATTGATAGATGTCAATGATAACACCGGCCATATTCGATTTCTACCTCTAGATTGAACGCAAAAGAGAAGCGCGCGTCGCTAAATGTCGGTAAAATAAACCCGGCATATCGGTGGAAAGAGGATATCGCGTGTTGTGCATACGTCGTTCTCTTTTGTTCATTTTAAGAgtgagaaggaaggaagaaaaaaaggaaagaaagaaaaaaagaaggaaggaaggaaggaaggaaggaaggaaggaaggaagaaaggaaagaaagaaaggaaaggaaagaaaaggaaggaaagaaaaggaaaggaaaggaaaggaaaggaaggaaagaaagaaagaaaggaaaggaaaggaaaggaaaagaagaaagaacagaaaaaagaaaaaagaacgtttgCTGGACGGTAGAGCGGATTCTTCGTAGAAAgccaagaaaatattcttgcaTTCTCGTGTCAGTTTAAATGAACgagtcgaatcgatcgattcaacAAGAGAGTACCGCGCCCCGTGAGAGACATACATCTGTCCTtcatcatctttctctctctctttctcttttttaaccttcccctcttctctctctctctctccctctctctctctctctcgttctctctcctctttcacacacatgcacacacatatataaatcccATCCAAAGCTACCAGTCAGATCCTAGCCTTTAAAAAGCTTCGGTCGTGTCGTCGTCCGGCTCACCGGCGTCGAtcgctttatttttttgctcctcttttccattttttttctctttttatttctttcattcaacAACGAGGCTAAACGAAAAGGTTtctaaaagaagagaaaatcagCACGTTCGATCGTGATAAGTTTCATtacaaattatcgaaaaatgtcGACCGCATTGCTAGCCGTCTTCGCCGTAATCCTTTGCATTCTCTTCAGATTGCTCAACGTAAACAGTGCGCCTCAAAAGCCACTTCTTATCTGCCAAGATCCTAACTTTCTGTCTACTCTTTTGAAAATCGCACCGGTTATCACCGAACCGTAAGTAaagttattttctattttatttatatctctctccttatctctctctctctctctctctctctctctctctctctctctctctctctctctttctttctttctttctttctctttttatttctctttatctatctctgtgtgataaatctatttattcttcttcgatttacATGGCTACACTTTCCTCCCATACTTTTCGCAAAACAAGTGAGCGAGTGAGGTAGAGATAGGATGTAAGACAAGTGAGGTTAGGTCAAATTGTAACGCGTtgtgtttctttatatacttACGACGGTacttaattaaatgataattttaaatgagAATAGAAACTTTCGAAGTTATAAACTTTTCCTTACGATAGTTTGAATTGGAAGGAATgcttgttttatatttttacgatcgattatcaTCAGAAAATTCGTGAaacttgtttctctttctccctctttctctctctctctctctctctttctttctctctttctgtttctctctccttttctttttcatgagACCTATATTCTCGTTCGTATTCATATTAAAAACGTTTCTACTTTAAAgcgaaaataaatcattactAACGATGTACACAAACGTGACATTTGCatgttttgaaaatatatgtataaacattattattttcattcaatcaTAACATGTAAgagttctttatttttaattttctattttttatgaacaaggttatatgtaattttaataattatataatcatgTAATCTTATTGCCcaaattcattaatatcttaatgaattaattctttcttaaatatacAGTATCAGTTACAGTTCActgtaatattgaaaaataaattagattataTTGCATGTTGTAttcatttgtattaatttctatCCTAATTCCTTTGAAGTTTATATCTGTCATCCTGTTAAAATTATCTGTATCGTATGTTTGTGTCAATTTCTGATGCAACAAGTTAAatccaaataatattttgtggtggtatttattttataagaatattttgaaCTTTGCGTCAAGACATTTATTGTATTGATATAGTATTGATAtagtattgttattttattatttataatgaattacATGAATGTATAATTAGTTGAatcaaagaattttaatactttctaaGAGCAATCTgctaaaaagaatatataagaaatatatatgaagtTCTTTTTATGCGTATATTCTTTTACCTTCGtcgacttcttcttcttcatcttctttctctttacatctattttaatcaaataattcacAAAACAAATCTTTCCAAGCAAactaatatcatttaatagaaatgcaaatttatcattgaagtttttaacaatatataatattttcaaggtATTGAACATGTAcctttatatgtatgtatgtatatgtatatatatattgtatatatatatttatatttatatgattagtccaatatataaaaagaattatatataatatacttaattCGCCAAaacttaatatttatcaagcaacattattatgataaaattttatagaaattaattatattgtataaaattctatacttcattaatatatcaatgattGGTACAttagtatgaaaaaaaaattaaaactaaaaaattatattggatgaacgaaataaaaaaataagagagagaaagagaaagagagcagaaTCGATCTAAAATATCGATGATCTAAACGTGCATAGAATAATAGATGTACTTCAGATATTGCACAAGGTactttttcgtaaaaatgatctcatcaataaataatatagatataaaattacgCGAAGGCTCTTATcgacggaaaaaaaaacatgaatcttttatttttttttctcagaaCTTAACAAAGCGTActattatctttatctctatattcttctatttctctctctctctctctctctctctctctctctctctctctctctctctctcgttcgcttttatatatatatatatatatatatatatatatatatatatatgtatgtatatatgcataattatgattttaatataaaaaatatatatataatatatatgtataatataaacggttgaaatgagaaaaacaaatgtatttttcaagaaatatctAAACGATTTCTTGAATGAAGCATGACGCGAATTTAAAGGCATGAGTAAGTTTACTAATTAAAAGATGATTCATAAGTTCAGTATTCATTTGAGCAAAGAGTTTTCCATCGATCATTGTCGATAGTCAGcttgttatcattattgaaCACtcagtataataaaaaaaatagcgaATTTTATCATGATCGATAAGATTACATATACGCTTCTtatatcctttcttcttttcaaaagttacataaatatatatataactgaaaaagcaataattaataatttttatctattttcttgttacttatttcttttatttttgtttttatttcttttttattattttcttttttaatttggaattatatataaaaaaaagatttatcattatcaCTTTGTTGTTGAAGAAATTTTactgtttttattctttttttttatgattaatgtTAAGTTGCGTATATAGATAactaaatattcaataatgaCGAAATTTTATCTTGATGTAGGAAGGCTTCTCGtattttgcaaaataatcGCATTACCCGAgttcaataataatgatgtcGACAACAACGAAGCTCTCACTTTTActtccaatttattttttctcgtcgtCATGATCAAGAAAGCGGTAGCGTCGTCGTTTGAACTaaattatatacgtgtgtgtgtgtgtatatatatatatatatatatatatattatctatatgtgtacatatatgaaagataagtatcacgaagaaaatcgtttgaaTCGATTCTAatgtgtattattttttatgctagtatatatacaatacattgtacacacatatatgcatacaggAAAAGTTTGTTTAGTTTCTGAAGCTACATACTTTCTTTCcattgatacatatatacatatctatgtatacacaACACATTCGAATGCATCATGAAATTATCGTGTTTCATATCGTATTGTGTTTTCGCTACTTTTAACATTTCTAAATTGATCGAtcctgttattttttttttcttttatcgatttacataactatttatttttactttgaaaaaagTCTCTGATGAAAAATTCTACTTGtcgatatttcaatattttaatactccGATGAAATCGgctatatcgaatatattgataaatctatatatcagcctataataataattataacttatttatctattttcttttctctttttcttttttcttttcttttcacttttgatAGAGAAAactcatatttattatcatttaaatattcgagACAATAATTACAAACTCGTTAATAACAGTGAAAGTATATTCAATGTACCGTTTAATCATAACATTCGACggaaatcaaagagaaaagtttattaaatacgaaatgatatttgatttaaCTGTATTGTGAGAAAAGTAGTTCAAAGAGTTTTGCGAAAGAATGTGATAAAATCATATGACAAGAAAATGTAAGCAAAATTCTTGCTGATTATGAAGCTTTCTCCTGTTGAAGTACTCTTTAAGTACTTTTAATCTTTACAACGTTTGGACTTAACAATATcagtattttttcttgttttattaatgaaacgaaaataaaatatgtatacacacaacacacacacacacacatatcgttagaaaaattaatgtcgAAGGAGAAACATTGTAGAGAAAGgtataatttcgaaataaatgtattataaatcaaaataaaatagtagGTTTCTCATCATTGGTTTGACCAATTTTCTAgcgataaaaagaagtataaaatgTTTGAATCTATCACGAAACAGGGATTGTAgatcatcgattttttttttctgtgttttttcgaagaaaataatcaccgacgtaaaatattttctctttgtttatgTTTGTTTGTAATTTATGACTGCAAAGCTATAAAATGTTAGGGGAACATTTACAGTTCTCGATCGTCTATTCTGTCTATGACCGTTTCAGAATTTCTCGTGTTCTACTGATCTACTaggaatgttttttttttatccctccGATGAACTCGTCTTTCTAACGGTTTGTCGAATCTTCTCTAGATTTCGTTTCATCGAAATGTTCAGAAACGTCATTGATATAGTCGgttataatagtattatatcaTTAGTATTATATCAGCCATTGCAATAAACCTTGATTATAACAAGCCAATTATGTACGCCGATAACAAATTTCAACATAAATGAGTACACGAgataaaatatacgtaaaaggaaaaactatACGTAATCATCGTGTATGATACATAATAAATGTCCTATGACAAAATTAATGTATCGAAATGTTGTGCTTTTAAAGATTCGTTTTTATACGATgacaaaatgataatatttattgatgaAAATTGACagtgatcattttttttacttatcgcagtattacaaaaaaaaaaaaaattgatcataATCCTTCCACAATCTTATTTCAGATACAAACCTACAAGACTATGGGGGTTCAGCGGTCATGTGCAAACAGTGGTCCACAGTATCATTGGTCGTGTACGATGTCCTTGGCCAATAGGAGAACGCGTATACATCGGTCTATCCGACGATACAACTCTCACTTATGATCTTTATCAACCATTGACTAATGGCCATGAAGGTTCGTTTATTTCAAGttttcttgttatttctcttcatcgttcaataattttgatataatccTACAAAAGATACATTATTGTACTCGAGTTTCTTTTGCTACGTACGTACTATATCGTCCATTTTGAAGGTAAAACAACAGGTGTTATTCATAAGCTGAATCTCACGCTATATTCTTTCTCTGAGTCTCTTTAacaaatctattatttataagtaaCTCTTAGTCATCATATACGGCCAAGAGCCTGTTCGGAATCAAAATCAGTCGTTAAGAGTATAAggtatatgatttttttttcatgggaGACAAATGTCCATGTTCGCATTATACTTTTGAATATACTTTTCTCAAGAGGATTTATTGTTGGTATGCTACCAGCTTATCTAAACAAGGTTttcaaaaaacaaagaaatataataatcgaacgatttatcttttcgtacattcatgtgtatatacatatagagtctatagttatttaaaattttaatttataaactatagaatataatatttaaatatataaaaccctaaataataattctacaatatagaatttaaatattaaaaatattgaatatattatattaaatgtgtatgtatataatatagatatactcacgtagatagaaggagaaaggaacaaacaaattttttaatattggaTTTTTCGCTTTTTGCTTCCTTCATTGCCTCTTGAATTCGCAATGATGAATACCttgaagtaaaaagaattttattattccgcAGACGATATCACGATAGCTATCTGTCCGGGCATCGGAAACACTTCTGAAAGTGTCTACATCAGGACATTCGTTCACCTTGTTCAGTGTCACGGTTATCGATGCGCCGTACTTAATCACGTCGGAGCTCTTTCTAGTGTCAAGGTCACAGCGCCAAGGATATTTACTTATGGTATAGAATAGatagtattataatacaaacgtTATTGTTATGTACTATCTCATATATACAATCTCGACTCATGTTACTTTTTAtgattcttatatttcttgtcCATCATTGTTTCTTTTAGGTCATACTGATGATTATCACATGATGCTACAAAATTTGATCGAACAACATCCAAACACGAGAATTGTTTGTATAGGATTTAGTTTAGGCGGTAATTTAGTCACCAAATATTTAGGAGAACGTGGCCTgaataaattatctaatattatagGCGGTATATCCATTTGTCAAGGTTACAATGCGCTCGAGTgagttttcatttatttacattttcatttttatttatttttaagaaaaaaaaagaagaagaagaagaagaaaaaataagaaatgtaaATACCTTTGTTCGCATTGATCAATACGCGTACTACATTTTAATTCACGTCTCTTTCAGAGGTACAAAGTTCTTATTAA
It includes:
- the LOC122637250 gene encoding abhydrolase domain-containing protein 2, whose protein sequence is MSTALLAVFAVILCILFRLLNVNSAPQKPLLICQDPNFLSTLLKIAPVITEPYKPTRLWGFSGHVQTVVHSIIGRVRCPWPIGERVYIGLSDDTTLTYDLYQPLTNGHEDDITIAICPGIGNTSESVYIRTFVHLVQCHGYRCAVLNHVGALSSVKVTAPRIFTYGHTDDYHMMLQNLIEQHPNTRIVCIGFSLGGNLVTKYLGERGLNKLSNIIGGISICQGYNALEGTKFLLNWQNFRRFYLYVMTESVKNIILKHKHVLLSEEVKQRYSLNERDIISAATLPELDEAYTRRVHQFRSVQEMYKWSSSINYLDNIYTPMVFINSVDDPIVPDSLLKPIKEYAATHPNTLYVELSHGGHLGFYEGGLLYPNPITWLDRTLVSLVGSLTLAHADKALKTS